One region of Limnospira fusiformis SAG 85.79 genomic DNA includes:
- a CDS encoding phage tail sheath family protein → MARLDYFAPGVYIEEVDRGSRPLQGVPTAVAGFVGFTEDIRGGAEPFKPMLVTSWKQYLEYFGRTNSDGFTDFGAYLPFSVYGWFLNGGGRCWITSMGTGLPGSPKPEVTETGTEIVNRANRPSLRFSIRESSQDGASESSLADSSQNGFLAVSDRSIRVQITEGYPKPPSEETEASEAIVTANTGEFFTIVIRQGSEELERFPHLSMNPDIETAVADYVVSALEESQYILATDLAISGSPLARRPSNGIYEVSPPAIIAETDNLARHVEGVREDRTGIRGLFEIDEITIVCCPDLMKVYEQGLIDQDQLHGLMDLMVSMCEGAADGDIPNAPNRMIILDPPPDRVKPQDISRWLSQEFNRRSQFAALYYPWILVPNPRNAGRPIAIPPSGHMAGVWARVDETRGVYKAPANEVPRGVIGLTHPCNFREQELLNPIGINCIRPFDNRGIRIWGARTLVEPDKTEWRYINVRRLMSYIEKSIENGTQWVVFEPNDEDLWQRVKRTISSFLTELWRSGALTGGSPSEAFYVKCDAELNSPQSMMAGRLFVEVGVCPVRPAEFVVFRISQWTAEGDGE, encoded by the coding sequence ATGGCTAGGCTTGACTATTTTGCACCTGGCGTTTACATTGAGGAGGTCGATCGCGGCTCTCGACCTCTTCAGGGTGTTCCCACCGCTGTAGCCGGATTTGTCGGTTTCACGGAAGATATCCGAGGTGGGGCTGAACCTTTTAAGCCGATGTTAGTCACCAGTTGGAAGCAGTATCTGGAATACTTCGGTCGAACCAACTCGGACGGTTTCACCGACTTCGGAGCCTATCTTCCCTTTTCAGTTTACGGTTGGTTTCTCAACGGCGGCGGTCGGTGCTGGATTACTAGCATGGGAACAGGACTCCCCGGTTCTCCTAAGCCGGAAGTGACGGAAACGGGAACCGAAATTGTCAACCGCGCTAATCGTCCTTCGTTAAGATTTTCGATCCGTGAGAGTTCCCAAGATGGTGCTTCGGAAAGTTCCCTAGCCGACAGTTCGCAAAACGGGTTCCTGGCTGTGAGCGATCGCTCTATCCGGGTGCAAATTACCGAAGGGTATCCGAAACCCCCCAGCGAAGAAACGGAAGCATCAGAAGCGATCGTTACTGCTAATACAGGGGAATTTTTCACCATAGTGATCCGCCAGGGAAGTGAGGAACTCGAACGGTTCCCGCACCTGAGTATGAATCCAGACATCGAAACAGCAGTAGCCGATTATGTGGTTAGCGCCCTCGAAGAATCCCAGTACATTCTAGCCACAGATTTAGCTATCAGTGGTAGTCCCCTGGCTCGCCGCCCGTCTAACGGCATTTATGAAGTCAGCCCTCCGGCAATTATAGCAGAAACCGACAACTTAGCGCGCCATGTGGAAGGCGTGAGGGAGGATCGCACCGGGATTCGCGGCCTATTTGAAATTGACGAAATAACTATCGTCTGTTGTCCCGACTTAATGAAAGTCTACGAACAGGGATTGATTGATCAAGATCAACTCCACGGACTAATGGACTTGATGGTGAGTATGTGCGAGGGAGCCGCAGACGGAGACATCCCCAACGCCCCCAACCGGATGATCATCCTTGACCCGCCGCCTGATCGGGTGAAACCGCAGGATATCAGCCGTTGGTTAAGCCAAGAATTTAACCGGCGATCGCAATTTGCCGCCCTGTACTACCCGTGGATTTTAGTTCCGAACCCCCGCAACGCCGGACGGCCCATAGCTATTCCCCCCAGCGGCCACATGGCAGGAGTATGGGCGCGGGTGGACGAAACCCGGGGGGTTTACAAAGCACCTGCTAACGAAGTACCAAGAGGTGTGATCGGTCTGACTCACCCGTGCAACTTCCGAGAACAGGAACTGCTGAACCCTATTGGCATCAACTGTATCCGGCCCTTTGATAACCGGGGTATCAGGATCTGGGGCGCTCGTACCTTGGTCGAACCCGACAAAACCGAATGGCGCTATATCAACGTTCGCCGTCTGATGAGCTACATCGAGAAGTCCATCGAAAACGGTACCCAGTGGGTGGTGTTTGAACCCAACGACGAAGACCTATGGCAGCGGGTCAAACGCACTATTAGCAGCTTCCTGACTGAATTATGGCGATCGGGAGCGCTGACGGGTGGCAGTCCCAGCGAGGCTTTTTATGTCAAGTGCGATGCTGAACTAAATAGCCCCCAAAGCATGATGGCCGGTCGCCTGTTTGTGGAAGTGGGTGTTTGTCCAGTGCGTCCGGCTGAATTTGTGGTGTTCCGCATCAGTCAGTGGACCGCTGAGGGTGACGGCGAATAA
- a CDS encoding DUF4255 domain-containing protein yields MSNHLAVATATATLQRILQRAVQRDVDGARVTTVRPDGSSGSIPETGVNLYLYHIKRNPALTNQDTPNFQRRGDMTRRRQAAIDLFYVVSFYGNDGDLEPQRLLGSVVQTLEDQLVLSADTIRATIADPTFTYLADSDLAEQVEQIRSEFISVSTDELSKIWSVFFQTPYALSLVYKVTVIIIESDMAGRSALPVRDRILGSTVFPKQPIITQVVAVGGKNQPIFSNSILSIRGQHLSGVLTQIRIGQLEITPQVINNGELRLPLSLIETDQLRAGVQSLQVIHLQAPPVPPRNGSRSSRRGSTATTNGSTPARVPQVESNVAPFVLRPTIDAVTVLDLDGFDEEPRSGTLSISLNLAIAPGQRIVVMMNECNPNSNNPIGYLFTAPPITRATATVSIPIREVKPGEYLVRVQIDGAESILSVDDNPDSPTFEQYIQPKVAIN; encoded by the coding sequence ATGAGTAATCATCTAGCCGTCGCCACCGCCACCGCGACCTTACAGCGCATCCTACAGCGAGCCGTTCAAAGAGACGTAGACGGAGCGCGAGTCACCACGGTGCGCCCAGACGGTTCTAGCGGGTCAATTCCCGAAACAGGTGTGAACCTATACCTGTATCATATCAAACGCAACCCGGCCCTCACCAACCAAGACACCCCCAACTTCCAACGGCGCGGGGACATGACCCGTCGTAGACAAGCGGCGATCGACCTATTCTATGTGGTATCCTTCTACGGCAACGATGGCGATCTCGAACCCCAGCGCCTACTGGGTAGCGTCGTCCAAACCCTGGAAGACCAGTTAGTATTGAGTGCGGACACCATCCGCGCCACGATCGCCGACCCCACCTTTACCTACCTCGCGGACTCCGACCTAGCGGAACAAGTGGAACAAATCCGCTCGGAATTTATCTCTGTCTCGACGGACGAACTCTCCAAAATCTGGTCTGTGTTCTTCCAAACCCCCTACGCCCTGTCCCTGGTGTACAAAGTGACTGTCATCATCATCGAAAGCGACATGGCGGGACGTTCCGCCCTACCTGTGCGCGATCGCATTTTAGGCAGTACAGTCTTTCCCAAACAACCCATCATCACCCAAGTGGTGGCGGTGGGAGGTAAAAATCAACCCATTTTCAGTAACAGCATCCTCTCGATTCGTGGCCAGCATCTCTCTGGTGTCTTAACCCAAATCCGCATCGGTCAACTAGAAATCACCCCCCAAGTCATCAACAACGGAGAACTACGGCTCCCCTTGAGCCTAATTGAAACAGACCAACTACGGGCTGGGGTTCAAAGCCTACAGGTAATTCACCTACAAGCCCCACCCGTACCCCCCCGTAACGGGTCCCGATCTAGCAGAAGGGGGAGTACAGCCACCACTAACGGTAGCACTCCTGCTCGTGTTCCCCAAGTGGAATCTAACGTCGCCCCCTTCGTCTTGCGGCCTACTATTGATGCAGTGACAGTCCTAGACTTAGATGGATTTGACGAGGAGCCACGGTCGGGAACCCTCAGCATTAGCCTTAACTTGGCGATCGCTCCAGGTCAGCGAATTGTGGTGATGATGAACGAATGCAACCCCAATAGCAATAATCCCATCGGCTACCTATTCACCGCCCCACCCATTACTCGCGCCACGGCTACCGTCTCCATCCCCATTCGGGAAGTCAAACCGGGAGAATACCTGGTGCGAGTCCAAATTGATGGGGCAGAAAGTATCCTGAGTGTAGACGACAACCCCGACAGTCCAACTTTTGAGCAATACATTCAACCCAAAGTAGCGATAAATTAA